In a single window of the Bufo bufo chromosome 5, aBufBuf1.1, whole genome shotgun sequence genome:
- the JCAD gene encoding junctional protein associated with coronary artery disease codes for MFSVEDLLVSHGYRVSKSTLSTYQHRTDGYQHEATDTKPRNGMLNGYPPDLPDTNAVNPAPTKNLFSDHEKGCVNKRRQITSAGYPRSTQSTEACQTTDTGAPERLQTEKPCWARSDKDIQYWRGQDFSVFVNHVGNRPTGENFASSTDIEGKRKCNFIDKNSKEFHNTAAENVDKVKQKIRVSPKSSDSQMSDGSCEQLEFIPSILEDGSFLGPSKQKSQLMPKFSPEVPCQMAISSTTGDSSFVKENKIPSQDKYVGQKDFKSVFLNSKYSRPSKPPSYELHQQTWGAVDVTETQENQQKEEHNSSPKVLEAPQESCFHDSGMEPPHYIPPPSYKSPPLLHAAYQPFKKVPRSSDCIRQNISVEKTSTSDKKPTCCLGNNAPFTKPSTHRHSEHCKHSVQYISFNDPRIKHIAGAQEAEKQNHSKKHNDHFRLEQSGKESNFRKREHDSAFINPRNAGHHFVKREGIKHKQWLHISIPDQMCYPLPENRDGATACSLPEDSEPTHKLSLKKTHSDSACETVTKVKKFEPESFVFSKKSSKRKLNETIFCLVSIPVKADSATSDMSKSNNRIADNVDRMNMLKHSNGGLHEQRLLSASSSDLELQTLTGSMNNNTELLNQAQSKTEENKQANDLRSGEQRKHKELTYSGSWPGDQYKDQQTQTVFTDIPTTPLYNGTKESELENKSQFVPTGALGDPRRHPENARPNIFGIKGQVSFAPSTNSAFSRTSFLLTQIPRTEPCQTFELPNASTDGKEKNVKSEKNEFEEDNPCNKKEIFGQFLLKPVNRRPWDAISELESMNKEFQDQDSCTNANNGERNVVKEQSSVTEQSKVTQVDFPSTRTALRREMLSNNRHIIEVEEVPMFEILRDQSKLDNWCTEKLTYHSSEIGAELCKSSKIIEVKNKAVKLLDGCLTGETQVLAKKAVDKLATNTGAMTKSEQEQPGQTHSSKIPINKKLLSTNAGFNHFKEDKTCFDRTFFDIVKVSCAKFGQLGDNVIRKLSIADRNHGHSVPDLSKQFVSTSSNGDFYEEHNYLDIPENESLHERAARILGIDVAEDCLVSNGSSETQSPENVLPGLQPDMSTREKKISEIFFPTKETTGVFKSVLQLPLDNGKAAEKLKDIYQHQDPPFSCQSVSEHSETTIPSSAEKRVRNPSKKIETLQGKLASTPVRTAIDRLARMKEVDSVSRMRRLSIKSTDSGDEFDEEKQFHGLQDGKTRKFSTGSIYKRVISLDESLLLIPKGKEKLDLSCTDAYDPARVERV; via the exons ggCTCCTGAAAGGCTTCAAACTGAAAAGCCATGCTGGGCAAGGTCAGATAAAGATATACAGTACTGGAGAGGCCAGGATTTCAGTGTTTTTGTAAACCATGTCGGCAATAGACCAACTGGTGAAAAttttgcatcatccacagatattgAAGGAAAgaggaaatgtaattttatagaTAAAAACAGCAAGGAATTTCACAATACAGCAGCTGAAAATGTggataaagttaagcaaaaaataAGAGTAAGTCCAAAATCATCAGACAGCCAAATGTCAGATGGCAGTTGCGAACAGCTAGAATTCATCCCCTCGATTCTCGAAGATGGATCATTCTTAGGTCCAAGTAAACAGAAATCTCAGTTGATGCCAAAATTTTCGCCTGAAGTTCCATGTCAAATGGCTATATCTTCAACTACGGGTGATAGTTCTTttgtaaaagaaaataaaataccctcacaggataaatatgttggCCAAAAGGACTTTAAAAGTGTGTTCTTAAATTCAAAATATAGTCGACCTTCAAAGCCACCCTCATATGAACTTCACCAGCAAACGTGGGGAGCTGTGGATGTAACTGAAACACAGGAAAACCAACAAAAAGAGGAACACAATTCATCTCCTAAAGTGTTAGAGGCCCCCCAGGAATCCTGCTTTCATGACTCAGGCATGGAACCCCCTCATTATATACCTCCCCCATCATATAAGTCCCCACCTCTCCTACATGCAGCTTATCAACCTTTTAAAAAAGTgcctcgctcaagtgattgcatacGCCAAAATATTTCGGTAGAGAAAACTAGCACAAGTGACAAAAAGCCAACCTGTTGTCTTGGGAATAATGCTCCATTCACTAAACCTTCCACCCACAGACATTCTGAACATTGTAAACACTCTGTGCAATATATCTCTTTTAATGATCCACGTATAAAACATATAGCAGGTGCCCAGGAGGCAGaaaaacaaaatcacagtaaaAAACACAATGACCATTTTAGACTTGAGCAAAGTGGTAAAGAAAGTAATTTTCGGAAGCGAGAACATGACAGTGCCTTTATCAATCCTAGAAATGCAGGCCATCATTTTGTAAAAAGAGAGGGTATAAAACACAAGCAATGGTTGCACATCTCCATCCCCGATCAAATGTGCTATCCTCTCCCGGAAAATAGAGATGGAGCTACTGCTTGCAGTTTACCGGAAGACAGTGAGCCTACTCACAAACTGTCTCTGAAAAAGACCCATTCTGACAGCGCTTGTGAAACTGTGACAAAAGTTAAAAAGTTTGAGCCCGAATCATTTGTTTTTAGCAAAAAAAGTTCAAAGAGAAAACTGAATGAAACAATATTTTGCTTGGTCTCCATTCCTGTTAAAGCTGACTCTGCCACATCAGATATGTCTAAGAGCAACAACCGTATAGCAGACAATGTGGACAGGATGAACATGTTAAAACATAGCAACGGGGGTCTACATGAGCAAAGGCTTTTAAGTGCATCTTCCAGTGACTTAGAGCTGCAAACACTTACAGGAAGCATGAACAATAATACCGAGCTACTAAACCAAGCCCAGTCTAAAACAGAGGAAAATAAACAAGCAAATGACCTCAGATCTGGTGAGCAGAGGAAACACAAAGAACTGACATATTCTGGCTCCTGGCCAGGAGATCAGTACAAAGATCAACAAACTCAAACAGTTTTTACAGATATTCCGACTACCCCACTTTACAATGGTACAAAAGAAAGTGAACTCGAAAACAAATCCCAATTTGTTCCTACAGGTGCATTGGGAGATCCACGAAGACATCCAGAAAATGCCAGACCAAATATATTTGGTATAAAAGGTCAAGTTAGCTTTGCCCCGTCTACAAATAGCGCATTCTCCAGGACATCTTTTTTGTTGACACAGATACCTAGAACAGAGCCATGCCAAACGTTTGAACTGCCAAATGCAAGTACtgatggaaaagaaaaaaatgtcaaGTCTGAAAAGAATGAGTTTGAAGAAGACAATCCATGCAATAAAAAAGAGATTTTTGGACAGTTCCTTTTAAAACCTGTAAACCGACGACCATGGGATGCTATAAGTGAACTAGAAAGTATGAATAAAGAGTTTCAGGATCAAGATAGCTGTACTAATGCTAATAATGGAGAAAGGAACGTAGTGAAAGAGCAAAGTAGCGTGACAGAGCAAAGTAAGGTGACCCAGGTGGACTTTCCTTCAACGCGGACAGCATTAAGGAGAGAAATGTTGAGCAACAATAGGCATATTATAGAGGTTGAAGAAGTGCCAATGTTTGAGATTCTTCGGGATCAAAGTAAGTTAGATAATTGGTGCACAGAGAAGTTGACGTATCACAGTAGTGAGATTGGTGCTGAGTTATGCAAGTCTTCAAAGATTATTGAGGTGAAGAATAAGGCCGTTAAGTTGTTAGATGGATGTTTAACAGGAGAAACACAAGTTCTAGCAAAGAAAGCTGTAGACAAACTGGCTACAAACACTGGAGCAATGACTAAATCAGAACAGGAACAACCAGGGCAAACACATTCAAGTAAAATCCCCATCAATAAAAAACTGCTTTCCACAAATGCAGGCTTTAATCATTTTAAAGAAGACAAAACATGTTTTGACCGTACGTTTTTTGACATTGTGAAGGTCAGCTGCGCAAAATTTGGCCAACTAGGGGACAATGTGATCCGAAAGTTGTCAATAGCTGACAGAAATCATGGACATTCTGTTCCAGACCTAAGTAAGCAGTTCGTCAGCACAAGTAGCAATGGAGACTTTTATGAGGAGCACAATTATTTGGATATTCCTGAGAATGAGTCTCTACATGAGAGAGCTGCAAGAATTCTTGGAATTGATGTAGCAGAAGATTGCCTGGTGTCAAATGGGAGCTCTGAAACTCAAAGTCCCGAAAATGTGCTTCCTGGTCTACAACCAGACATGAGTaccagagagaaaaaaataagtgaaatCTTTTTCCCTACAAAAGAGACGACAGGGGTATTCAAGAGCGTCCTACAGTTGCCTTTAGACAATGGGAAAGCTGCTGAGAAATTAAAAGATATTTATCAACATCAGGATCCACCTTTTTCATGTCAGTCTGTTTCAGAACACAGTGAGACAACCATTCCTAGCAGTGCTGAAAAAAGAGTAAGGAACCCATCCAAGAAAATTGAAACTTTACAGGGGAAGCTTGCCTCTACACCTGTTCGGACTGCTATAGATCGCCTTGCTCGAATGAAAGAGGTTGATTCTGTTTCACGAATGAGGCGGTTAAGTATTAAAAGCACAGATTCAGGTGATGAATTTGATGAAGAAAAACAGTTCCATGGCTTGCAAGATGGAAAAACAAGGAAATTTTCCACTGGCTCAATTTATAAAAGAGTGATATCCTTGGATGAGAGTCTACTCTTAAtaccaaaaggaaaagaaaagttGGATCTATCCTGCACAG ATGCCTATGACCCAGCAAGAGTGGAAAGAGTTTAA